A window from Solanum stenotomum isolate F172 chromosome 7, ASM1918654v1, whole genome shotgun sequence encodes these proteins:
- the LOC125871008 gene encoding subtilisin-like protease SBT4.15, which translates to MWRSIFIFIFNLCLLVSANANNDNQRKSYIVYMGELPKDTRSLFSNHNNILKQAFGSNLAVAQLPRVLHSYDKSFNGFVTKLLPEEADLLSHREDVISVFPNTIRQLYTTRSWDFIGMPLNVERNQVESDIIVGVIDTGIWIQSESFNDKGFGPPPSKWKGKCGQGANFTKCNNKVIGAQFFNLGGAGNENELSPADFEGHGTHVASTVGGVPVPGASLYGLAEGTARGGVPSARIATYKACWSMGCTDSDILAAFDAAISDGVDIISLSVGGGGRDFFEDSIAIGAFHALKKGILTCCAAGNSGPDLGTIENVAPWIFTVAATSSDRKFETDAMLGNGVAISGISVNTFEPTKKWFSLTSGTLAQAKNASYYGNSSACDYGALDESKVKGKILYCLGSNQQDYALKGLQGAGTIILSDKMTDTPSITYISSTSINTTYAAQVEKYIHSTKSPQAAIYKTRTVNMTAPFVPSFSSRGPQSISLNILKPDISAPGLSILAAFTGLNSINSDRTKDKRMVKYNVDSGTSMSCPHAAAATAYVKSFHPDWSPAAIKSALMTTATSMKIRPVGAELASGSGQINPRKAINPGLIYDLDINSYIGYFCKEGYNSTNIALLTGSKMYNCSSIPKALGTDGLNYPSIHLQLQNPNESDISAIFYRTVTYVGNGKAVYKAKVRGPKCLSINVVPNILSFSKVNEKKSFRVELKGKFTRDKSWYISSSLVWGGKKPYVKSPILVYRPLFNVVY; encoded by the exons AGTTTTAACGGGTTCGTGACAAAATTATTGCCAGAAGAAGCAGACCTTCTATCTC ATAGAGAAGATGTTATTTCAGTGTTTCCCAACACAATTCGACAACTTTATACTACAAGATCATGGGATTTTATTGGCATGCCATTGAATGTTGAACGAAATCAAGTTGAAAGTGATATTATTGTTGGTGTTATTGATACAG GAATATGGATTCAATCAGAAAGTTTCAATGATAAAGGATTTGGGCCTCCACCTTCAAAATGGAAAGGCAAATGTGGCCAAGGTGCCAACTTCACTAAATGCAACAA CAAAGTGATCGGAGCACAATTTTTCAATCTTGGAGGAGCAGGAAATGAAAACGAGCTCTCCCCGGCCGATTTCGAAGGCCACGGGACCCACGTGGCATCCACGGTCGGTGGAGTACCCGTCCCGGGCGCTAGCTTGTACGGTCTAGCAGAAGGCACTGCACGCGGAGGGGTCCCATCCGCGCGCATTGCCACCTACAAAGCGTGTTGGTCCATGGGGTGCACGGACAGCGACATTTTAGCCGCGTTCGACGCTGCCATCTCCGACGGAGTGGACATAATTTCCCTCTCCGTCGGAGGCGGAGGGCGCGATTTTTTCGAGGATTCAATTGCTATTGGAGCATTTCATGCCCTAAAAAAGGGGATTTTGACATGTTGTGCTGCTGGAAATAGTGGGCCTGATTTGGGAACTATTGAAAATGTAGCACCATGGATTTTCACAGTGGCTGCTACTAGCTCTGATAGAAAATTTGAGACTGATGCTATGTTGGGTAATGGAGTGGCTATTTCT ggAATTTCAGTCAACACATTTGAACCAACGAAAAAATGGTTTTCATTAACCTCTGGAACTCTTGCACAAGCAAAGAATGCATCTTATTATGGAAATTCAAG tGCGTGCGATTATGGGGCTTTAGATGAGAGCAAAGTGAAAGGGAAAATACTATATTGTCTTGGAAGTAATCAACAAGATTATGCCCTAAAAGGATTACAAGGAGCTGGTACAATTATATTATCTGACAAAATGACAGACACTCCATCTATTACATATATATCATCAACAAGTATCAACACAACATATGCTGCACAAGTTGAGAAGTACATACATTCTACAAA ATCCCCTCAAGCTGCTATATACAAAACAAGAACTGTGAACATGACTGCACCATTTGTGCCTTCTTTCTCATCTAGAGGACCCCAATCAATCAGTCTCAACATTCTCaag CCTGACATATCTGCCCCTGGATTGAGCATCTTGGCTGCATTTACAGGATTGAATTCTATCAATAGTGATAGAACTAAAGACAAGAGAATGGTGAAGTATAATGTTGATTCAGGCACTTCCATGTCTTGTCCACATGCTGCTGCTGCCACTGCTTATGTTAAATCCTTTCATCCTGATTGGTCTCCTGCGGCTATTAAATCTGCTCTCATGACAACCG CTACATCTATGAAGATTAGGCCAGTGGGAGCTGAATTAGCCTCAGGATCAGGACAAATAAATCCAAGAAAGGCAATTAATCCTGGTTTAATATATGATCTTGATATTAACTCATATATAGGCTATTTTTGCAAAGAAGGCTATAACAGTACAAACATAGCTTTACTCACTGGAAGCAAAATGTACAACTGTTCAAGTATTCCAAAAGCATTAGGGACAGAtggactaaattacccttcaaTACACTTACAACTTCAAAATCCAAATGAAAGTGatatttctgcaattttttataGAACTGTGACATATGTTGGGAATGGCAAAGCTGTGTATAAAGCAAAAGTTAGGGGACCAAAGTGTCTTTCTATAAATGTTGTGCCAAATATTTTGTCATTTAGTAAAGTGAAtgagaaaaaatcatttagaGTTGAGTTGAAGGGAAAGTTCACTAGAGATAAATCATGGTACATTTCTAGTTCTTTAGTGTGGGGTGGGAAAAAACCTTATGTTAAAAGTCCTATCTTAGTTTATAGGCCATTATTTAATGTTGTGTATTAA
- the LOC125870956 gene encoding uncharacterized protein LOC125870956 has product MKDKFRPPCKAEEGKFAGGDEKDELVDFEMEAAQALACLAHPGSRSDEFSVPGPSGRSEEQEITIQSEQESEPKTSPQHALNCPPVASRRSRHNLTEEEKEERRLCRVLANRESARQTIRRRQAMYEELTRKAADLSSENNNLKKKKELAAKEYDSLKNENATLRGQMSRIEKAEAEGTDGASRSKPVEISTTSPAPAPTPTPTPTPALTSLFNQPPILPFFWPSIVQPFNLLQCSTQNIPDIASVVPSPTAGELNSINRQQSSNPGNPLYVLPFPCLIPFHPQNNPFLPWASTVAGKHAETSSATTTQETETEPVLGFPPDSGAFERRRQRYREMVPMTGPSQHQQDDTPDPNAVSCTAGHGGDTSEKTTQESITCSSEKTADAIAAATEARKRRKELLHLKGHH; this is encoded by the exons atgaAGGACAAATTTAGGCCGCCGTGCAAGGCGGAGGAAGGGAAGTTTGCTGGTGGAGATGAAAAAGATGAACTGGTGGATTTTGAGATGGAAGCAGCACAAGCATTGGCTTGTTTAGCTCATCCAGGGAGTAGAAGTGATGAGTTTTCAGTTCCAGGACCATCTGGTCGCTCTgag GAACAAGAAATAACGATACAGTCCGAGCAGGAATCTGAACCAAAAACAAGCCCTCAACATGCTCTGAACTGTCCACCAGTTGCCAGCAGAAGATCGAGGCATAATTTGACTGAG GAGGAGAAGGAAGAACGAAGACTCTGTCGTGTTTTAGCAAATAGAGAGTCTGCTAGGCAAACAATTCGCCGGAGACAG GCAATGTATGAAGAATTGACAAGAAAAGCAGCTGATCTTTCATCGGAGAACAACAATCTGAAGAAG AAAAAGGAGCTGGCAGCTAAGGAGTACGATTCTTTGAAGAACGAAAATGCTACCTTAAGAGGACAG ATGTCTAGAATAGAGAAGGCAGAAGCAGAGGGAACAGATGGTGCTTCTAGGTCGAAACCTGTAGAAATCTCCACTACAAGCCCAGCTCCAGCTCCAACTCCAACTCCAACTCCGACTCCAGCTCTGACCTCTCTTTTTAACCAGCCTCCTATATTACCTTTCTTTTGGCCATCCATTGTTCAACCTTTCAACTTATTACAGTGTAGTACCCAAAATATTCCTGATATTGCATCAGTGGTGCCTTCACCTACTGCCGGCGAATTAAATTCTATTAACAGACAACAGAGTTCAAATCCAGGAAATCCACTATATGTACTTCCCTTCCCTTGCTTGATCCCATTTCATCCTCAAAATAATCCATTTCTTCCTTGGGCCTCTACCGTTGCTGGAAAACATGCCGAGACTTCCTCAGCCACAACTACCCAGGAAACCGAGACGGAACCTGTGCTTGGTTTTCCACCAGACTCGGGTGCATTTGAGAGAAGGCGGCAGCGCTATAGAGAAATGGTCCCTATGACTGGTCCCTCTCAACATCAACAAGACGATACCCCCGATCCCAATGCTGTCTCTTGTACCGCAGGACATGGAGGAGATACTTCAGAAAAGACAACTCAAGAATCCATCACCTGCTCTAGCGAAAAGACGGCAGACGCCATTGCAGCAGCAACAGAGGCTCGGAAACGAAGGAAAGAGCTACTGCATTTGAAAGGCCACCATTAA